The stretch of DNA GCCGGAACCGGTCGATCTGGTCGACAAGGTGCCGTTCTGGCAGCAATGGCAGCGACTGCTCTTCGACTCCGGCTACGGCGGGATGTCGTGGCCGCAGGAGTACGGCGGTCAGGCCGCCGACCCGATCCGCAAGGCCATCTTCACCGAGGAAATGGACCGCGTGGGTGCGCCGGAGCGGCTCAACACCATCGGCGAGGACTTCGCTGGCCCGACCATCATCGATTTCGGGACACCCGCGCAGAAGGAACGGTTCCTCCGGCCCATTCTGACCGGTGAGGAAATCTGGTGCCAGCTGTTCTCCGAGCCGGAGGCAGGATCGGACCTCGCCTCGCTGCGCACCAAGGCCACGAAGGTGGACGGGGGCTGGAAGGTCAACGGGCAGAAGATCTGGACCAGTCGCGCACACATCGCGGCCCACGCGATCCTGCTTGCCCGCACCGGCGGCGGCCCGCGGCACAAGGGCATCACCTACTTCCTGGTGCCCATGGACAGTGAGGGCATCACGGTGCGCCCGCTCGCCCACATGCTCGGCGAAGCGGAATTCAACGAGGTGTTCCTCGACGACGTGTTCATTCCCGACGACCTCGTCGTCGGGGAGGTCGACGGCGGATGGAAGGTCGCGATGGGCACGCTCGCCTACGAGCGGGTGGCGATCGCGACGGGTCGGGTCAACACCAAGCGCGCCGTGGGCGACATCGTGTCGGACATCGCGGGGATGACCGACGACGCGGGCCGCCCGCTCGGTGAGGACCCGGTGATCCGGCAGAAGGTCGCCGACCTCTACGGCCGCGCCCTCGTGCACTACCTCATCGGCCAGCGCGTCATCACGCTCGCGGCCAACGACGGCCCGCCGGGGCCGGTCACGTCGATCGGCAAGCTGTTCTTCTGCCCGCTCGTCGAGGAACTCGCCGACTTCCGGCTGTCCCTCGAACCGGTCGGCGGGCAGTTCGCCCTCGACGAAGACCAGCAGAAGACAGCGCGGTGGCAACGGCTCGCATATCAGGCCCGCGGCACCGCCATCGCCGGCGGATCCACCTTCATCCAGCGCAACATCGTCGCCGAGCGCATGCTCGACATGCCGAGGAGCTGACCGTGTCCGACTACACCTGGCATCCCACCGACGAGTACGTCGAGAACGCCAACGTCACCCGGCTCGCCCGCGCCCACGGGCTCTCGGGCCTGGGCGAACTCCGTGCCCGTTCCGTCGCCGACGTGCGGTGGTACTGGGACGCGGTGGTTCGCGATCTCGGCTTGCCGTTCCAGACCCCGTACCAGGAGGTGCTCGACACCTCCCGCGGAATCGAGCACCCGGACTGGTTCGTCGGGGGCAAGGCGAACGTCGTCGACGCGTGTCTGGGGCGGTGGCTCACCGACCCGGCGGTCGCCGACCGGACTGCGGTCGCACACGAGGCGGAGGACGGCACCGTCCGGAGTCTGTCGTACCGTGAGCTCGCGGCGGACGTCGAGCGGGCCGCCGCGGGACTGCGGGAGCTCGGGGTCGGCAGGGGGGACGCCGTAGCCCTGTTCCTGCCGATGATCCCCGAGGCGGTCGTGTCGGTGTACGCGGTCGCGCGGCTCGGTGCGGTACTGGTTCCGCTGTTCTCCGGCTTCGCTCCCAGCGCGATCGCGTCCCGTATCCAGGACGCGGACGCGAAGGTGGTGATCGTCGCGGACGGAACGGTGCGGCGCCGCAAGTCCGTCACGATGAAGCCGGCCCTCGACGAGGCACTCGCCTCGTGCCCGACGGTGCAATCGGTCGTCGTGGTCGAAAACATCGGCGCCGACGTGGCATCCACCGGCCGCGACATCTCCTGGGCGAAGCTGCTCGGCAACGGCGGCGACCCGGGCCCGGTCGAGGCGATGGACGCGAGTGAGCCGTTCGCGCTGGCATACACGTCCGGCACGACCGGCAAGCCGAAGGGCGCCGTGCACACGCACGCCGGTTTCCTCGTGAAGACGGCCAGCGAGGTGGCGTACTCGTTCGACCTCAAACCCGGTGGGGTGTTCTGCTGGA from Rhodococcus opacus B4 encodes:
- a CDS encoding acyl-CoA dehydrogenase family protein codes for the protein MELADSPDEATFRAEVREWAEKAVPTLPWPEPVDLVDKVPFWQQWQRLLFDSGYGGMSWPQEYGGQAADPIRKAIFTEEMDRVGAPERLNTIGEDFAGPTIIDFGTPAQKERFLRPILTGEEIWCQLFSEPEAGSDLASLRTKATKVDGGWKVNGQKIWTSRAHIAAHAILLARTGGGPRHKGITYFLVPMDSEGITVRPLAHMLGEAEFNEVFLDDVFIPDDLVVGEVDGGWKVAMGTLAYERVAIATGRVNTKRAVGDIVSDIAGMTDDAGRPLGEDPVIRQKVADLYGRALVHYLIGQRVITLAANDGPPGPVTSIGKLFFCPLVEELADFRLSLEPVGGQFALDEDQQKTARWQRLAYQARGTAIAGGSTFIQRNIVAERMLDMPRS